The Glycine soja cultivar W05 chromosome 3, ASM419377v2, whole genome shotgun sequence genome window below encodes:
- the LOC114406869 gene encoding tRNA (guanine-N(7)-)-methyltransferase non-catalytic subunit wdr4-like, with protein MESESKNDTQVAPALIAVHPDQSSVAVAVGPHLRVFDLLSGSAASLTDDSDGAVPFHKDNIRAIRFGAKGKLFVSAGDDKTLKVWSTQSWRCITTVSSEKRVTAVAISDDGTFVCFADKFGVVWVVDLDPPLHDDKKPAPLLSHYCSIITSLEFSPDGRYILSADRDFKIRVTNFPKKPLNGAQQIQSFCLGHTEFVSCLAFIQAQECPQGFLLSGSGDSTVRLWNIDSGALLDTCEVAIKAGLLESNGKAEERGHAVTDLCTVLDGLLVAVAIQSLQGIVLLSCNVSAQTLSVAKVVSVAGEAFVPTCLGSSPSIGKLWMVTGVSGLPGFNYPSLACVRVISSIDVEKEPVVLGDDNIPGGEKLLETLQGSASVDDNAFLAAAEAVKTAMCNLLIKKQYPSENREYRKKSRNDRKLKG; from the exons ATGGAATCCGAATCCAAGAACGACACCCAAGTCGCTCCGGCCTTAATCGCCGTTCACCCCGACCAATCCTCCGTCGCCGTCGCAGTGGGCCCGCACCTCCGGGTCTTCGACCTCCT TAGCGGTTCTGCAGCTTCTTTAACCGACGACTCTGATGGCGCCGTCCCGTTCCACAAGGACAACATCAGAGCCATTCGCTTCGGCGCAAAAGGAAAACTCTTCGTGTCCGCAGGTGACGATAAAACCCTCAAGGTCTGGTCAACACAGTCCTGGCGTTGCATCACCACCGT GTCCTCCGAGAAGAGAGTAACTGCAGTAGCAATCAGCGACGACGGAACATTCGTGTGCTTCGCCGACAAATTCGGCGTTGTTTGGGTTGTGGATCTCGATCCTCCGTTACACGATGATAAGAAACCGGCACCGCTTCTTTCTCACTATTGCAGTATCATCACTAGCTTG GAATTTTCACCGGATGGTCGCTATATTTTAAGCGCAGATCGTGATTTCAAAATTCGA GTTACTAATTTTCCCAAGAAGCCTTTAAATGGAGCTCAACAGATACAAAGTTTCTGTCTCGGTCATACAGA gttTGTTTCCTGCCTTGCCTTCATTCAGGCTCAGGAATGCCCTCAAGGCTTTCTTCTATCTGGCAGTGGTGATTCCACA GTTCGATTGTGGAATATTGACTCTGGAGCACTTCTTGATACTTGCGAGGTTGCAATTAAg GCAGGTCTTTTAGAGTCTAATGGTAAGGCCGAGGAGCGTGGCCATGCTGTTACTGATTTATGTACCGTACTGGATGGTTTGCTTGTTGCAGTGGCCATTCAGAG CTTGCAAGGAATAGTATTGTTGAGTTGCAATGTTTCTGCACAAACTCTTTCCGTTGCCAAG GTGGtttctgttgctggagaggccTTTGTCCCTACCTGCTTGGGGAGCAGCCCATCTATAGGGAAATTGTGGATGGTTACAGGTGTCTCTGGTCTACCTGGTTTTAATTATCCCTCTTTGGCTTGTGTGCGAGTAATTTCCAGTATTGATGTTGAGAAAGAGCCAGTTGTTCTGGGAGATGATAACATTCCTGGGGGAGAAAAACTACTAGAAACGTTGCAAGGATCTGCATCCGTTGATGACAATGCTTTTCTAGCAGCAGCTGAAGCAGTCAAAACAGCAATGTGCAAcctattgataaaaaaacaataccCTTCAGAGAATAGAGAATATAGGAAGAAAAGCAGAAATGATAGAAAACTCAAGGGttag